A part of Melittangium boletus DSM 14713 genomic DNA contains:
- a CDS encoding PEGA domain-containing protein codes for MRLKTPFTLSLALLVGAASPDTEAAPRRASTPPAARNKPKKTAEPAPPVEEAPEPAPPPPAPPPEPVVAAPAPVLPATPWAGKTVVLAVPATPAAREHASRLETQLREALGAQADLQLVSPEWLFPSPPPESLQPGDALFNEGKELYDNLDPEAASKKFIAAAAFYEQHAVDTRPERLARVYIFLGASHLLNGDADSAKTSFTRAQLAAPTVKPDSELFGQDVHDAFAAARKALAEQPKGTLALDSEPSGAQVTLRGEPLGTTPLADLQLPPGPHQLAFTLPGHVPQGVFQTVTASRREQVRPTLEPLPGLAEVRTLAAQASTSRALEEPGPPTEVRTLGEKLGARYVVLAVVGRDGREPAATVLHAWDVTGKNRLRGVKLDAGDAEERREAVLQVHDFATGKLVPESRFPVALTTAVKKPWFWAAVGGVAVATTAGILLATQGPRPLGPRLGNFGAGW; via the coding sequence GTGCGCTTGAAGACTCCCTTCACCCTTTCGCTCGCGCTGCTGGTGGGCGCGGCTTCCCCCGACACCGAGGCCGCCCCCCGCCGCGCCTCGACTCCCCCCGCGGCTCGCAACAAGCCGAAGAAGACGGCCGAGCCGGCTCCCCCCGTGGAGGAGGCCCCCGAGCCCGCGCCGCCGCCTCCGGCGCCGCCCCCGGAGCCCGTCGTCGCCGCCCCCGCCCCGGTGCTCCCGGCGACGCCCTGGGCGGGCAAGACGGTGGTGCTGGCGGTGCCCGCGACCCCGGCCGCCCGGGAGCACGCCTCGCGGCTGGAGACCCAGCTGCGCGAGGCGCTCGGTGCCCAGGCGGACCTCCAGCTGGTGAGCCCCGAGTGGCTCTTCCCCTCCCCGCCTCCCGAGTCCCTGCAGCCGGGAGACGCGCTCTTCAACGAGGGCAAGGAGCTCTACGACAACCTGGACCCCGAGGCGGCGTCGAAGAAGTTCATCGCCGCGGCGGCCTTCTACGAGCAGCACGCGGTGGACACGCGGCCCGAGCGGCTCGCGCGCGTCTACATCTTCCTGGGCGCCTCGCACCTGCTCAACGGGGACGCCGACAGCGCCAAGACGTCCTTCACCCGGGCCCAGCTCGCGGCCCCCACCGTGAAGCCCGACTCCGAGCTGTTCGGCCAGGACGTGCACGACGCCTTCGCCGCCGCCAGGAAGGCCCTGGCGGAGCAGCCCAAGGGCACGCTCGCGCTCGACTCCGAGCCCTCGGGCGCGCAGGTGACGCTGCGGGGCGAGCCCCTGGGCACCACGCCGCTCGCGGATCTCCAGCTGCCGCCCGGTCCGCACCAGCTGGCCTTCACCCTGCCCGGCCACGTGCCCCAGGGCGTCTTCCAGACGGTGACCGCCTCGCGGCGCGAGCAGGTGCGCCCCACGCTCGAGCCCCTGCCCGGGCTGGCCGAGGTGCGCACGCTCGCCGCCCAGGCATCCACCTCGCGCGCGCTCGAGGAGCCGGGGCCGCCCACCGAGGTGCGCACGCTCGGCGAGAAGCTGGGGGCGCGCTACGTGGTGCTCGCCGTGGTGGGCCGCGATGGCCGCGAGCCGGCCGCCACCGTGCTCCATGCCTGGGACGTGACGGGCAAGAACCGCCTGCGGGGCGTGAAGCTGGATGCCGGGGACGCGGAGGAGCGGCGCGAGGCGGTGCTCCAGGTGCACGACTTCGCCACGGGCAAGCTGGTGCCGGAGTCCCGCTTCCCCGTGGCGCTGACGACCGCGGTGAAGAAGCCCTGGTTCTGGGCCGCCGTCGGTGGCGTGGCCGTGGCCACCACCGCGGGCATCCTCCTGGCCACCCAGGGGCCGAGGCCGCTCGGGCCCCGGTTGGGAAACTTCGGCGCGGGTTGGTAG
- a CDS encoding PEGA domain-containing protein: MKALALLLLPTLALAAPPPPQKTGPLRIGSLLVPMDPTAEASGPKMENYMNEALAQFQGYSVRKPEELLGLPRDSEAEASLKRGQQGYLESLEAFQKKDFEDAERKLRATLKELRLAPAAMTSSCNPLCDATALYAAVMHQRGDVEEAKLALLDLMALNPTHELDTKRYSREFINLRVQVATGLNAALRGEAMVKSRPAGARVFIDNEFKGYTPMTVPTLAVGKHLLRLERPGFQVAGQLLEVSPDDIETTIALQPTENYKGYDARLDSVSNEVLRPDKSSNNQAVASLGKALGLERGLVGTLRDLPDSGTTELVLGLYDMGTGKRLGVKRVMLQGDEFGQLKSELHRLVNHLLNASDGGAEKRVKSSDPLENAHGMDEWNAEDQGGKRRQQEKKKNKGDPLEGVNGTEDW; this comes from the coding sequence ATGAAAGCCCTTGCGCTCCTGCTCCTGCCCACCCTCGCGCTGGCCGCGCCGCCGCCCCCCCAGAAGACGGGCCCCCTGCGCATCGGCTCGCTCCTCGTGCCCATGGATCCCACGGCCGAGGCCAGCGGGCCCAAGATGGAGAACTACATGAACGAGGCCCTGGCCCAGTTCCAGGGCTACTCCGTGCGCAAGCCCGAGGAGCTGCTCGGCCTGCCCCGGGACTCGGAGGCCGAGGCCTCGCTCAAGCGGGGCCAACAGGGCTACCTGGAGAGCCTCGAGGCGTTCCAGAAGAAGGACTTCGAGGACGCCGAGCGCAAGCTGCGCGCCACCCTCAAGGAGCTGCGGCTGGCCCCCGCGGCGATGACGTCCTCGTGCAATCCCCTGTGCGACGCCACGGCGCTCTACGCCGCGGTGATGCACCAGCGCGGGGACGTGGAGGAGGCGAAGCTCGCGCTGTTGGACCTGATGGCGCTCAACCCCACCCACGAGCTGGACACCAAGCGCTACTCCCGCGAGTTCATCAACCTGCGGGTCCAGGTGGCCACGGGCCTCAACGCGGCGCTGCGCGGCGAGGCCATGGTGAAGTCGCGTCCCGCCGGGGCGCGCGTCTTCATCGACAACGAGTTCAAGGGCTACACGCCGATGACGGTCCCCACGCTCGCGGTGGGCAAGCACCTGCTGCGCCTGGAGCGTCCGGGCTTCCAGGTGGCCGGGCAACTGCTCGAGGTGAGCCCGGACGACATCGAGACGACCATCGCCCTGCAGCCCACGGAGAACTACAAGGGCTATGACGCCCGGCTGGACTCGGTGAGCAACGAGGTCCTCCGTCCGGACAAGAGCAGCAACAACCAGGCGGTGGCCTCGCTCGGCAAGGCGCTCGGGCTGGAGCGGGGGCTGGTGGGCACGCTGAGGGATCTCCCGGACTCCGGCACCACGGAGCTGGTGCTGGGCCTGTATGACATGGGCACGGGCAAGCGCCTGGGCGTCAAGCGCGTGATGCTGCAGGGCGACGAGTTCGGCCAGCTCAAGTCGGAACTCCACCGGCTCGTCAACCACCTGCTCAACGCCTCCGATGGCGGCGCGGAGAAGCGGGTGAAGTCCTCGGACCCCCTGGAGAACGCCCACGGCATGGACGAGTGGAACGCCGAGGATCAGGGCGGCAAGCGGCGCCAGCAGGAGAAGAAGAAGAACAAGGGCGATCCGTTGGAGGGAGTGAACGGTACCGAAGACTGGTGA
- the sppA gene encoding signal peptide peptidase SppA: MRALPLLLLCPGLVLAQTGLITQPAVPPRGVTLPPTSAALVDEATALSLNPASLRLVGPGQLFYLHERNLVRDQVGDALFLGSSFGGGLGAGLGVEWLRGQGLPDYRKTSFGLAIGAGALSLGASYHALSSEHRDIERLSGFDLGLTLRPARFLSLGAVVKDVNAPTSGAFSLPRVYQVALGLRPFGERLTLGADYAAAQGAWEAGQLTYTLRATVLPGLGLGAGLSHGFGTAGPPLALQVAATLDGSRFGLTYAAGGVRGGGTDHLLAVRLSGERYAAPRLGRGALALVDLDDRLVARGGLRSDLLGLTGPEPYLELVQWLDEASRDERLKGVVLKLSALPGVDWAKADELHHAVLRLRAAGKKVMAVLHQVDDRTYLVASAADEVYALSASSLLVNGLSAQVLYLGGTMEKLGVSWDVARVGEYKTAPEQLTRRDLSPAERETLEAFLDTQTAYDVETVTKARRMTPERLREAWSAGILTAARAHELGLVDGVLLPEDFDAKLEALVPGARYDGDYSPRDERDARWSPRRRIAVVPVIGNIVGGKSRRSPLGGDFAVGAETVILALERAQRDPSVVAIVLRVDSPGGEVLASDLMYRAVLEARKHKPVVASMGDVAASGGYYAAMGAHEVWASPTTLTGSIGVFFIKPALRGLLGDKLGVSEETLGRAPMPDLVNLWRPWTEPERKAMQGWVDAAYDDFITQVALSRKLDKEKVDAVARGRVWTGTAARERGLVDELGGLVEAVAAARKRAGVPEWEELDLKVMGEARGFFSSLGGEPGVDAGSSPTPLLPPALQAFVRESGLESAWMLEPGLKAAQPFSLRVR; the protein is encoded by the coding sequence ATGCGCGCCCTTCCACTGCTCCTGCTGTGTCCCGGCCTCGTGCTCGCCCAGACGGGGCTCATCACCCAGCCCGCCGTGCCGCCCCGGGGGGTGACGCTGCCGCCCACGTCCGCCGCCCTGGTGGACGAGGCCACGGCGCTCTCGCTCAACCCCGCCAGCCTGCGCCTCGTCGGCCCCGGGCAGCTCTTCTACCTGCACGAGCGCAACCTCGTGCGCGATCAGGTGGGAGACGCGCTCTTCCTGGGGTCCTCCTTCGGAGGCGGCCTGGGCGCGGGCCTCGGCGTGGAGTGGCTTCGGGGCCAGGGGTTGCCCGACTACCGCAAGACGTCCTTCGGCCTGGCGATTGGCGCGGGGGCGCTGTCGCTCGGCGCGAGCTACCACGCCCTCTCCTCGGAGCACCGGGACATCGAGCGGCTGTCGGGCTTCGATCTGGGCCTCACGCTGCGCCCCGCGCGCTTCCTGTCGCTGGGCGCGGTGGTGAAGGACGTGAACGCCCCCACGAGCGGCGCCTTCTCCCTGCCCCGCGTCTACCAGGTGGCCCTGGGGCTGCGTCCCTTCGGCGAGCGCCTGACGCTGGGCGCCGACTACGCCGCCGCGCAGGGGGCCTGGGAGGCCGGACAGCTCACCTACACGCTGCGCGCCACGGTGCTGCCAGGGCTGGGGCTGGGGGCGGGCCTGTCGCACGGCTTCGGCACGGCGGGGCCTCCGCTGGCGTTGCAGGTGGCGGCCACCCTGGACGGCTCGCGCTTCGGCCTCACCTACGCGGCGGGAGGCGTCCGGGGGGGCGGCACGGATCACCTGCTGGCGGTGCGCCTGTCGGGTGAGCGCTACGCGGCGCCGCGCCTGGGCAGGGGGGCCCTGGCACTGGTGGACCTGGATGATCGGCTGGTGGCTCGCGGGGGCCTGCGCTCGGACCTGCTCGGCCTCACCGGGCCGGAGCCCTACCTGGAGCTGGTGCAGTGGTTGGACGAGGCCTCGCGGGACGAGCGGCTCAAGGGCGTGGTGCTCAAGCTGTCGGCGCTGCCCGGCGTGGATTGGGCCAAGGCGGACGAGCTGCACCACGCGGTGCTGCGGCTGCGCGCGGCGGGCAAGAAGGTGATGGCGGTGCTGCACCAGGTGGACGACCGGACCTACCTCGTGGCGTCGGCGGCGGACGAGGTGTACGCGCTGTCCGCCTCGTCCCTGCTCGTCAACGGGCTGTCGGCCCAGGTGCTGTACCTGGGGGGCACGATGGAGAAGCTGGGCGTGAGCTGGGACGTGGCCCGGGTGGGCGAGTACAAGACGGCCCCCGAGCAGCTCACCCGCCGCGACCTGAGCCCCGCCGAGCGCGAGACGCTCGAGGCCTTCCTGGACACGCAGACGGCCTACGACGTGGAGACGGTGACGAAGGCCCGCCGGATGACGCCCGAGCGGCTTCGGGAGGCGTGGAGCGCGGGCATCCTCACCGCCGCCCGGGCCCACGAGCTGGGCCTGGTGGACGGGGTGCTCCTGCCCGAGGACTTCGACGCGAAGCTGGAGGCCCTGGTGCCCGGGGCGCGCTATGACGGCGACTACTCGCCGCGCGACGAGCGGGACGCGCGCTGGAGCCCGCGGCGCCGCATCGCGGTGGTGCCCGTGATCGGCAACATCGTCGGAGGCAAGAGCCGCCGCTCGCCCCTGGGCGGGGACTTCGCCGTGGGCGCGGAGACGGTGATCCTCGCCCTGGAGCGGGCCCAGAGGGACCCGTCCGTGGTGGCCATCGTCCTCCGGGTGGACTCCCCTGGCGGCGAGGTGCTGGCGTCGGATCTGATGTACCGCGCCGTGCTGGAGGCCCGGAAGCACAAGCCCGTCGTCGCCTCCATGGGCGACGTGGCGGCCTCGGGCGGCTACTACGCCGCCATGGGAGCGCACGAGGTCTGGGCGTCGCCCACCACGCTGACGGGCAGCATCGGCGTCTTCTTCATCAAGCCCGCGCTGCGCGGCCTGCTGGGCGACAAGCTGGGCGTGAGCGAGGAGACGCTCGGCCGCGCGCCCATGCCCGACCTGGTGAACCTCTGGCGGCCCTGGACGGAGCCGGAGCGGAAGGCCATGCAGGGCTGGGTGGACGCGGCCTACGACGACTTCATCACCCAGGTGGCGCTGTCGCGGAAGCTGGACAAGGAGAAGGTGGACGCGGTCGCGCGAGGCCGGGTGTGGACGGGCACGGCGGCCCGGGAGCGCGGGTTGGTGGACGAGCTGGGAGGACTGGTGGAGGCGGTGGCGGCGGCGCGCAAGCGGGCCGGCGTGCCCGAGTGGGAGGAGTTGGACCTGAAGGTGATGGGCGAGGCGCGCGGATTCTTCTCGTCCCTGGGCGGCGAGCCCGGAGTGGATGCCGGGTCCAGCCCTACCCCCCTCCTCCCGCCCGCCCTCCAGGCCTTCGTGCGGGAGTCGGGCCTGGAGTCCGCCTGGATGCTGGAGCCGGGCCTCAAGGCGGCGCAGCCCTTCTCACTCCGCGTCCGATGA
- the rho gene encoding transcription termination factor Rho produces the protein MSETDNRDPRELPSPAAARPEAPDLDEGDDEGDDGPDEGEGSAAPGQPAGAQPGPGGRRRRRRRRRRGAQVHFTPEGQAYRLVAGPDGQQQQVFLTPQELQQYQQRQAQQQQQQQPAPGGAPHAPQHAPHPHGHHGGGQQRAQHVAPQPSLAPVEGVLDTEAKGPNAYLRQIKRNLLPSPDDAEIPKNLVQKLRLRPGQYLNAFAQMKGQKGLVQRVEQVDGRPLEQMNRLPHFADLTSVDPVERIKLENGHREMVTRVLDLISPIGKGQRALIVAPPKTGKTIMLQRIAQAVVANHPEMHLMVLLIDERPEEVTDMRRSIKAEVLASSSDRPTGDHLKIAELALERARRLVESGKDVMILLDSITRLARAYNKEQDNSGRTLSGGVDSRALERPKRIFGAARATEEAGSLTIIGTALIDTGSRMDEVIFEEFKGTGNSEVTLDRFLSEKRIFPAINIGQSGTRKEEKLFTHKEYEKVKKMRQMLFAVKPVEAMEALIKRLSRYTYNDEFLEEL, from the coding sequence ATGAGCGAAACCGACAACCGCGATCCCCGAGAGCTCCCCTCCCCCGCGGCCGCCCGCCCCGAGGCACCCGACCTGGACGAAGGCGACGACGAGGGCGATGACGGCCCCGATGAGGGCGAGGGCTCGGCCGCGCCGGGACAACCCGCGGGTGCCCAACCGGGCCCGGGTGGCCGCCGCCGCCGCCGCCGCCGCCGCCGTCGGGGTGCCCAGGTGCACTTCACCCCGGAGGGGCAGGCCTACCGCCTGGTCGCCGGTCCGGATGGCCAGCAGCAGCAGGTGTTTCTCACGCCGCAGGAATTGCAGCAGTACCAGCAGCGTCAGGCGCAACAGCAGCAGCAGCAACAGCCCGCCCCGGGCGGCGCCCCCCATGCCCCCCAGCACGCGCCGCACCCGCACGGGCACCATGGCGGCGGCCAGCAGCGGGCGCAGCACGTGGCGCCCCAACCCTCGCTCGCTCCCGTGGAGGGCGTGCTCGACACCGAGGCCAAGGGCCCCAATGCCTACCTGCGGCAGATCAAACGCAACCTCCTGCCCTCGCCCGACGACGCGGAGATCCCCAAGAACCTGGTGCAGAAGCTGCGCCTGCGCCCGGGCCAGTACCTGAACGCGTTCGCGCAGATGAAGGGCCAGAAGGGCCTCGTCCAGCGCGTGGAGCAGGTGGATGGCCGCCCGTTGGAGCAGATGAACCGCCTGCCCCATTTCGCGGACCTCACGTCCGTGGACCCGGTGGAGCGCATCAAGCTGGAGAACGGTCACCGGGAAATGGTGACGCGGGTGTTGGATCTCATCTCGCCCATCGGCAAGGGCCAGCGCGCGCTCATCGTCGCCCCGCCCAAGACGGGCAAGACGATCATGCTCCAGCGCATCGCCCAGGCGGTGGTGGCCAACCACCCGGAGATGCACCTCATGGTGCTGCTCATCGACGAGCGCCCCGAGGAAGTCACGGACATGCGCCGCAGCATCAAGGCGGAGGTGCTGGCGTCCAGCTCGGACCGGCCCACGGGCGATCACCTGAAGATCGCCGAGCTGGCGCTCGAGCGGGCGCGGCGTCTGGTGGAGAGCGGCAAGGACGTGATGATCCTCCTGGACTCCATCACGCGGCTGGCGCGCGCGTACAACAAGGAGCAGGACAACTCGGGCCGGACGCTGTCGGGCGGCGTGGACAGCCGCGCGCTCGAGCGCCCCAAGCGCATCTTCGGCGCGGCGCGCGCCACCGAGGAGGCCGGCAGCCTCACCATCATCGGCACGGCGCTCATCGACACCGGCAGCCGCATGGACGAGGTCATCTTCGAGGAGTTCAAGGGCACCGGTAACTCCGAGGTGACGTTGGACCGGTTCCTCTCGGAGAAGCGCATCTTCCCGGCCATCAACATCGGCCAGTCCGGCACGCGCAAGGAAGAGAAGCTCTTCACCCACAAGGAGTACGAGAAGGTGAAGAAGATGCGTCAGATGCTCTTCGCGGTGAAGCCGGTGGAGGCCATGGAAGCGCTCATCAAGCGCCTGAGCCGCTACACCTACAACGACGAGTTCCTCGAGGAGTTGTAA
- a CDS encoding serine/threonine protein kinase, whose protein sequence is MHDGRGEQDGEELWGPEFAPGRQVAGFTLRERLDTGGASRVYLAERGGRLFALKLVPMGQWGEREVDALRRVRDAAVVGLLGYGQWPETRPRFLVLELEWVEGVPLDVWAGRAPRHARQWVEQVLLPLTRALGQVHAAGVVHRDVKEANVVMRQHDGQPVLVDFGSAAYEGSPRLTKRLPPGTPEYRSPEMLRFAKEWEGEPYTSRPSDDWWALGVMLYILLTRSLPFGDRHGPLVRNILQHTPEPPHVKNPRVPQALGELCLRMLEKAPESRYADAPALVEAMEEALRGADDTWLVPLFDVEPEPEPMPVRAEPQAAPRRVPRKRWPWLLALGGAAAVLLLAPEAHRPSREEGPPPPRIRSPPPPPSQQAGFRQEIAPVTRTAEVGPGAELMKSPLPVPVAQATHREEKPMRKPHPGRTPVASTVVTAAACLSAACATAPRPLPPPANCPPGSEESAKRFGLRLYRPYLGVLAPRDSLIGTKNMYRITVRDGARSTLETLTEWAQLPDRSLFQGELYFARNGVHGRYTRLTLPSGESFPICATLWKPIETQPGSTSEKAIINPFTYLTVVPEFP, encoded by the coding sequence ATGCACGACGGACGCGGTGAGCAGGACGGGGAGGAGTTGTGGGGGCCGGAGTTCGCTCCGGGCAGACAGGTGGCGGGCTTCACCTTGAGGGAGCGGCTGGACACCGGGGGCGCGAGCCGGGTGTACCTGGCCGAGCGCGGAGGCCGGCTCTTCGCCCTCAAGCTGGTGCCCATGGGGCAGTGGGGCGAGCGCGAAGTGGATGCGCTGCGCCGGGTGCGCGACGCCGCCGTGGTGGGCCTGCTCGGCTATGGCCAGTGGCCCGAGACCCGGCCGCGCTTCCTCGTCTTGGAGTTGGAGTGGGTGGAGGGTGTCCCCCTGGACGTCTGGGCGGGACGGGCGCCCCGTCACGCGCGCCAGTGGGTGGAGCAGGTGCTGCTGCCCCTGACGCGCGCCCTGGGGCAGGTCCACGCGGCGGGAGTCGTGCACCGCGACGTGAAGGAAGCCAACGTCGTCATGCGCCAGCACGACGGGCAACCGGTGCTGGTGGACTTCGGCTCGGCGGCGTACGAGGGCTCGCCCCGATTGACGAAGCGGCTGCCTCCGGGCACGCCCGAGTACCGCAGCCCCGAGATGCTGCGCTTCGCCAAGGAGTGGGAGGGCGAGCCCTATACCTCCCGGCCCTCGGACGACTGGTGGGCCCTGGGGGTCATGCTCTACATCCTGCTGACCCGCTCCCTGCCGTTTGGAGACCGGCACGGGCCGCTGGTGCGCAACATCCTCCAGCACACGCCCGAGCCGCCCCACGTGAAGAACCCACGGGTCCCCCAGGCGCTGGGCGAACTGTGTCTGCGCATGCTGGAGAAGGCGCCCGAGTCCCGCTACGCCGACGCCCCGGCGCTCGTCGAGGCCATGGAAGAAGCGCTCCGCGGGGCCGATGACACCTGGCTCGTGCCGCTCTTCGACGTGGAGCCCGAGCCCGAGCCCATGCCCGTGCGCGCCGAGCCCCAGGCGGCACCCCGCCGCGTGCCCCGGAAGCGCTGGCCCTGGCTCCTGGCGCTCGGTGGGGCGGCGGCCGTGTTGCTCCTGGCACCGGAGGCACACAGACCCTCCCGGGAAGAGGGGCCTCCTCCCCCACGTATCAGGTCACCCCCTCCTCCCCCCTCTCAGCAGGCTGGATTCCGTCAGGAAATAGCGCCCGTCACGCGGACGGCGGAAGTTGGCCCCGGCGCGGAACTTATGAAGTCACCCCTCCCCGTGCCCGTCGCCCAAGCGACGCACCGAGAGGAAAAGCCGATGCGCAAGCCCCACCCGGGCCGCACTCCCGTTGCCTCCACCGTGGTCACCGCCGCGGCGTGCTTGAGCGCCGCCTGCGCGACCGCCCCGCGCCCTCTTCCCCCTCCCGCCAACTGCCCACCGGGAAGCGAGGAGAGCGCCAAGCGCTTCGGGCTGCGCTTGTACAGGCCCTACCTGGGAGTCCTGGCCCCCCGGGACAGCCTGATCGGAACCAAGAACATGTACCGCATCACGGTGCGCGACGGCGCCCGCTCCACGCTCGAGACCTTGACGGAGTGGGCCCAGTTGCCGGACCGCTCCCTGTTCCAGGGGGAACTCTATTTCGCGCGGAATGGAGTGCATGGCCGCTATACCCGGCTCACCCTGCCCTCGGGGGAGTCCTTCCCCATCTGCGCCACCCTCTGGAAGCCCATCGAGACGCAGCCCGGCAGCACCTCCGAGAAGGCCATCATCAACCCCTTCACCTATTTGACCGTCGTGCCCGAGTTCCCATGA
- a CDS encoding DUF2381 family protein: protein MTPAALLLLALRQGVLLANPPSAPTCMERQRIELSRPPPPGGREICIRPGVLTGLLFDVPVSVDLQDEVRFEEILRSGRGIGVIPPPDLIPGERLRLTVRFSSEREPSSVTFPLVFHPGAVTRQVDVFHDDRSRDALVREVEEEHAKNQRLREENQSLREQLQRPLGLRQLILGGALDPNGIQVRVLLAPTHEPFDEPLSILSGVSYRAADQVAVDLVLRNNGTERWTLSAVALREDTGDPLRNVDFVQPPPLEPQGIQHLFVEGTLARNASLGALSLSIEDEEGRTITLPPIPLPGREDHLDDRVRAH from the coding sequence ATGACGCCCGCCGCCCTGCTCCTGCTGGCGCTGCGGCAAGGTGTTCTGTTGGCGAATCCACCCAGCGCGCCGACGTGCATGGAGCGCCAGCGCATCGAGCTGTCGCGGCCTCCCCCTCCGGGCGGACGGGAGATCTGCATCCGTCCGGGGGTCTTGACCGGCCTGCTCTTCGATGTGCCCGTGTCGGTGGATCTCCAGGACGAGGTGCGCTTCGAGGAGATTCTCCGGAGCGGCCGGGGCATCGGCGTCATTCCACCCCCCGACCTGATCCCCGGAGAACGGCTTCGGCTCACCGTGCGTTTCTCCTCGGAGCGGGAACCGTCGAGCGTCACGTTCCCGCTGGTCTTCCATCCCGGGGCGGTGACCCGGCAGGTGGACGTCTTCCATGATGACCGCTCCCGCGACGCGCTGGTCCGGGAGGTCGAGGAAGAGCACGCGAAGAACCAGCGGCTGCGGGAGGAAAACCAGTCCCTGCGCGAGCAGCTCCAACGGCCCCTGGGGCTGCGCCAGCTCATCCTGGGCGGCGCGCTCGACCCGAACGGCATCCAGGTCCGCGTCCTGCTCGCCCCCACCCATGAGCCGTTCGACGAACCCCTCTCCATCCTGAGCGGGGTGAGCTACCGCGCCGCCGACCAGGTGGCCGTGGATCTGGTCCTGCGGAACAATGGCACCGAGCGCTGGACGCTGTCGGCGGTGGCGCTGAGGGAAGACACGGGCGACCCCCTGAGGAACGTGGATTTCGTGCAACCGCCCCCCCTGGAGCCGCAAGGCATCCAGCACCTCTTCGTCGAGGGGACCCTGGCCCGGAACGCGTCCCTGGGCGCACTGAGCCTGAGCATCGAGGACGAGGAGGGACGCACCATCACCCTTCCCCCCATCCCGTTGCCGGGACGCGAGGACCATCTCGACGATCGCGTCCGGGCTCACTAG
- a CDS encoding glutaredoxin domain-containing protein, which translates to MTAPRSLHAPDKRTPAVAEAMARFHPDIVEQVRTTVEREPVVVVGMAQNPFVKKARQALTEAGIPFTYLEYGSYLSKWKERLAVKMWSGWPTFPQVFVRGVLVGGFNDMRKALEDGSLRKLLG; encoded by the coding sequence ATGACCGCTCCACGCTCCCTGCATGCCCCCGACAAGCGCACCCCCGCCGTGGCCGAGGCCATGGCCCGTTTCCACCCGGACATCGTCGAGCAGGTGCGCACCACCGTCGAGCGCGAGCCCGTGGTGGTGGTGGGGATGGCGCAGAACCCCTTCGTGAAGAAGGCGCGCCAGGCGCTCACCGAGGCGGGCATCCCCTTCACCTACCTGGAGTACGGCAGCTACCTGAGCAAATGGAAGGAGCGGCTCGCCGTGAAGATGTGGAGCGGCTGGCCCACGTTCCCCCAGGTCTTCGTGCGCGGCGTGCTCGTGGGCGGCTTCAACGACATGCGCAAGGCGCTGGAGGACGGCTCCCTGCGCAAGCTGCTGGGCTGA